A stretch of Lysinibacillus agricola DNA encodes these proteins:
- a CDS encoding C39 family peptidase gives MWTGYKRLLLIGIMIIMLLSSCNQFSQQRQKSELTVLTVEFNSGAPIPNLYITATDIKSGEVVEDAVGSEEGEAKFSKLIEGREYAIAATTLENSTKNDGYTTIEHFTYDATKPYYRLQTHFSRDEQELDVPVVMQNPELPHGCEITSLTAVLNYYGMNVTKLEMADNYLPKQDIRTVDGQRFGPNPAQAFAGNPRDKAHGMYVFAAPIVKAAEAVIADKQADLRVTNMSNASQDEILQLVREGVPVVTWVTLDLSASKPSSARGWIYEGETEPRAAYMNLHAVVLTGHLGDKVVVMDPLKGFVTYNVDQFFKSYRELGKQAVAVHK, from the coding sequence TTGTGGACGGGGTATAAACGCCTTTTACTAATAGGTATTATGATAATCATGCTACTTTCGAGTTGCAATCAGTTTTCACAGCAAAGGCAAAAGAGTGAATTAACTGTGTTAACGGTAGAGTTTAATAGTGGTGCACCAATTCCTAACCTTTACATAACTGCCACAGATATAAAGTCAGGTGAAGTAGTGGAGGATGCGGTTGGTTCAGAAGAGGGCGAAGCAAAATTTTCGAAACTTATAGAGGGTCGGGAATATGCTATTGCTGCAACTACGCTTGAAAATAGTACGAAAAATGATGGCTATACGACAATCGAACATTTTACGTATGATGCGACGAAGCCATATTATCGATTGCAAACACATTTTTCAAGGGACGAGCAGGAGCTAGATGTACCAGTGGTTATGCAAAATCCTGAACTACCGCATGGCTGTGAAATTACATCGTTGACAGCTGTATTAAATTATTATGGTATGAATGTTACGAAGCTTGAAATGGCTGATAACTATTTACCAAAGCAAGATATACGTACGGTAGACGGACAACGTTTTGGTCCAAATCCAGCACAGGCTTTTGCAGGTAATCCTCGTGATAAAGCACACGGTATGTATGTCTTTGCAGCTCCGATTGTAAAGGCGGCAGAAGCAGTAATAGCCGATAAACAGGCAGATTTACGTGTCACAAATATGAGCAATGCCTCACAGGACGAAATTTTACAGCTTGTCCGAGAGGGAGTACCAGTTGTGACATGGGTGACATTGGATTTATCAGCATCAAAACCAAGTTCGGCTAGGGGCTGGATATATGAAGGTGAAACAGAGCCACGTGCCGCGTATATGAACTTGCATGCTGTTGTCTTAACTGGGCATTTAGGTGATAAAGTAGTTGTCATGGACCCATTAAAAGGCTTTGTTACTTATAATGTGGATCAATTCTTTAAAAGCTATCGAGAGTTAGGTAAACAAGCTGTAGCAGTTCATAAATGA